The following are from one region of the Pseudomonas putida genome:
- a CDS encoding ATP-binding protein: protein MIAKPTPPRRPRWRSLALLALCLAPLLWPLHHLAERYYQEELASQNRQTLDLYVANLLGTLHRYETLPQILGDLPALRGVLADPLRLEAVTNANRLLKEIVQQTGAEVMYLMDVNGNTLAASNWDKRDSFVGRNFAFRPYFNEAMAGRLGRFFGQGTTSAKRGYFFAAAVHDRDRIIGVLVVKVDLDHTETLWGRTPEQLLLTDHNGVVILTSRPDWRFRATRALTEAEREAIIAIQPYPTQAPQPLVLSPDAWISQTRDIKETGWQVSILAPRMLVDRSVQTVMAIGAGTLLVLMLLAGLVMQRRRHYIDRIDFEARGRQELEKRVAERTADLEGLNTRLKSAVLERENAQQEAVRAQDELVQAGKLSVLGTMSASISHELNQPLAAIRSYAENAEILLDHQRIEDARGNLKLIGELTGRMASIIAHLRAFARRDRHAPESVALQPALDDALALLAKRRRAMAVELIRDLPEATLWVQAGETRLRQVLGNLLANALDALTEKANPRRLWLSAEQRDDCVYLYIRDNGPGFSRQALEHAKEPFFTTKTRTQGLGLGLAICESLMRALGGELLLANHPEGGALLTLQLRVAAPGATLPNSEDPSA from the coding sequence ATGATTGCAAAACCCACGCCCCCACGCCGTCCCCGCTGGCGCAGCCTGGCCCTGTTGGCCCTGTGCCTGGCCCCGTTACTGTGGCCCCTGCATCACCTGGCTGAACGTTACTACCAGGAAGAACTGGCCTCGCAGAACCGCCAGACCCTAGACCTGTACGTTGCCAACCTGCTCGGTACGCTGCATCGCTACGAAACCTTGCCGCAGATACTCGGCGACCTGCCGGCGCTGCGCGGGGTACTGGCCGACCCCTTGCGCCTGGAAGCGGTGACCAACGCCAACCGCCTGCTCAAGGAAATCGTCCAGCAGACCGGCGCCGAGGTGATGTACCTGATGGACGTCAACGGCAACACCCTGGCCGCCTCCAACTGGGACAAGCGCGACAGCTTCGTCGGCCGCAACTTTGCTTTCCGCCCCTACTTCAACGAAGCCATGGCCGGCCGCCTGGGGCGCTTCTTCGGTCAGGGCACTACCTCGGCCAAGCGCGGCTACTTCTTTGCCGCCGCCGTGCATGACCGTGATCGCATCATTGGCGTACTGGTGGTCAAGGTCGACCTCGACCACACCGAAACCCTGTGGGGTCGTACCCCCGAGCAGCTGTTGCTGACCGACCACAATGGCGTGGTCATCCTGACCTCGCGGCCCGACTGGCGCTTCCGCGCAACCCGCGCGCTGACCGAGGCCGAGCGCGAGGCAATCATCGCTATCCAGCCCTACCCGACCCAGGCCCCGCAACCGCTGGTGCTCAGCCCGGACGCCTGGATCAGCCAGACCCGCGACATCAAGGAAACCGGCTGGCAGGTCAGCATCCTCGCCCCGCGCATGCTGGTCGACCGTTCAGTGCAAACCGTGATGGCTATCGGCGCTGGCACCCTGCTGGTGCTGATGCTGCTGGCCGGCCTGGTCATGCAGCGGCGCCGTCACTACATCGACCGCATCGACTTCGAGGCCCGCGGCCGCCAGGAGCTGGAAAAACGCGTGGCCGAACGCACCGCCGACCTCGAAGGCCTGAACACCCGGCTCAAGAGCGCCGTGCTGGAACGCGAGAACGCCCAACAGGAGGCCGTGCGTGCCCAGGATGAGCTGGTGCAGGCCGGCAAGTTGTCAGTGCTCGGCACCATGTCGGCCAGCATTAGCCACGAGCTCAACCAGCCACTGGCCGCCATCCGCAGCTACGCGGAAAACGCCGAGATCCTGCTTGACCACCAGCGTATCGAAGACGCCCGCGGCAACCTCAAGCTGATCGGCGAGCTGACCGGGCGCATGGCCTCGATCATCGCCCACCTGCGCGCCTTCGCCCGCCGTGACCGCCACGCCCCGGAGAGCGTGGCCCTGCAGCCAGCCTTGGACGATGCCCTGGCGTTGCTGGCCAAGCGCCGCCGGGCAATGGCCGTCGAGCTGATCCGCGACCTGCCGGAAGCAACCTTGTGGGTGCAGGCCGGCGAGACCCGCCTGCGTCAGGTGCTCGGCAACCTGCTGGCCAATGCTCTCGACGCCCTGACCGAAAAGGCCAACCCACGCCGCCTGTGGCTGAGTGCCGAGCAGCGCGATGACTGCGTCTACCTGTACATTCGCGACAACGGCCCCGGCTTCAGCCGCCAGGCCCTGGAGCACGCCAAGGAGCCGTTCTTCACCACCAAGACCCGCACCCAGGGCCTGGGCCTGGGCCTGGCCATCTGCGAAAGCCTGATGCGCGCCCTGGGCGGTGAACTGCTGCTGGCCAACCACCCGGAAGGTGGCGCACTGCTGACCCTGCAGCTGCGTGTGGCCGCGCCTGGCGCTACTTTGCCCAATTCGGAGGACCCCTCGGCATGA
- the aguA gene encoding agmatine deiminase: MKTLNSTPRADGFHMPAEWAPQTQVWMVWPERPDNWRLGGKPAQAAHVTLAKAIARFEPVTVAVSAGQYENARRQLDQPNIRVVEISNDDAWVRDTGPTFVINDQGEVRGVDWGFNAWGGFDGGLYAPWNRDEELAAKVLEMERCQRYHTEGFVLEGGSIHVDGEGTVITTEECLLNRNRNPHLNREQIEAVLRDHLAVDTVVWLPDGLYNDETDGHVDNFCCYVRPGEVLLAWTDDSNDPNYARCHAAMEVLKNTRDAKGREFIVHKMPIPGPLFATAEECAGVDQVVGSQERDPSVRLAGSYVNFLIVNGGIIAPSFDDPADAEARAILAKIFPDHEVVMVPGRELLLGGGNIHCLTQQQPAPLKR; encoded by the coding sequence ATGAAAACCCTCAACTCCACTCCCCGTGCCGATGGTTTCCACATGCCCGCCGAGTGGGCCCCGCAAACCCAGGTGTGGATGGTCTGGCCGGAGCGCCCGGACAACTGGCGCCTGGGCGGCAAGCCGGCGCAAGCTGCCCATGTGACCTTGGCCAAGGCCATTGCCCGCTTCGAGCCGGTAACCGTCGCGGTTTCCGCTGGCCAGTACGAGAATGCCCGCCGCCAGCTCGACCAGCCGAACATTCGCGTGGTCGAGATCAGCAATGACGATGCCTGGGTGCGTGACACCGGCCCGACCTTCGTCATCAACGACCAGGGTGAAGTGCGTGGTGTGGACTGGGGCTTCAATGCCTGGGGCGGCTTCGATGGCGGCCTGTACGCACCGTGGAACCGTGACGAGGAGCTGGCGGCCAAGGTCCTGGAAATGGAGCGCTGCCAGCGCTACCACACCGAAGGCTTCGTGCTGGAGGGCGGCTCGATCCACGTGGACGGCGAAGGCACCGTGATCACCACCGAAGAATGCCTGCTCAATCGCAACCGCAACCCGCACCTGAACCGCGAGCAGATTGAAGCGGTGCTGCGCGACCACTTGGCAGTCGACACCGTGGTCTGGCTGCCGGATGGCCTGTACAACGACGAGACCGACGGCCACGTCGACAACTTCTGCTGTTACGTGCGCCCGGGCGAAGTGTTACTGGCCTGGACCGATGATTCCAACGACCCCAACTATGCGCGCTGTCATGCTGCCATGGAGGTGTTGAAGAACACCCGCGACGCCAAGGGCCGGGAGTTCATCGTGCACAAGATGCCGATCCCGGGGCCGCTGTTTGCCACCGCCGAAGAGTGTGCCGGTGTCGACCAGGTTGTCGGCAGCCAGGAGCGTGACCCGTCGGTGCGCCTGGCCGGTTCGTACGTGAATTTCCTGATCGTCAACGGCGGCATCATCGCGCCAAGCTTCGACGACCCGGCAGATGCCGAGGCCAGGGCGATCCTGGCGAAGATCTTCCCCGACCACGAGGTGGTGATGGTCCCTGGCCGCGAGCTGTTGTTGGGCGGTGGCAACATCCACTGCCTGACCCAGCAGCAGCCGGCGCCGCTCAAGCGTTGA
- the rfbC gene encoding dTDP-4-dehydrorhamnose 3,5-epimerase translates to MNIIPTAIPEVLIIEPKVFGDSRGFFFEAFNAREFARQTGVNVEFVQDNHSRSIKGVLRGLHYQVENTQGKLVRVVQGEIRDIAVDVRKSSPTFGQWVAVQLSADNHRQLWVPPGFAHGFAVMSESAEFLYKATDYYNPGAERCIRWDDPTLAIDWRLQQPPVLSDKDKRGLPLAEAEVMP, encoded by the coding sequence ATGAACATCATCCCTACCGCGATCCCTGAAGTACTGATCATCGAGCCGAAGGTTTTCGGTGACAGCCGTGGTTTTTTCTTCGAGGCATTCAACGCCCGTGAGTTCGCCCGGCAAACCGGCGTGAATGTCGAGTTCGTCCAGGACAACCACTCGCGCTCCATCAAGGGTGTGCTGCGTGGCCTGCATTACCAGGTGGAAAACACCCAAGGCAAGCTGGTGCGCGTGGTGCAGGGGGAAATCCGTGATATCGCCGTGGATGTGCGCAAGAGCTCGCCAACCTTCGGCCAATGGGTCGCAGTGCAGCTGTCTGCCGACAACCACCGCCAACTGTGGGTTCCACCCGGCTTCGCCCATGGCTTCGCGGTGATGAGCGAATCGGCCGAGTTCCTCTACAAGGCCACCGACTACTACAACCCGGGTGCCGAGCGCTGCATCCGCTGGGATGACCCGACCCTGGCCATCGACTGGCGGCTGCAGCAGCCGCCGGTGCTGTCGGACAAGGACAAGCGCGGCCTGCCGCTGGCAGAGGCGGAAGTGATGCCTTAA
- a CDS encoding OprD family porin produces the protein MLKTRISLVALAMIAATQAQANDQADSKGFIEDSHANVLLRNAYINRDKKHGTDDQIEWGQGVIANFSSGFTQGTVGVGVDAFGLYAVRLDGGKGHNGGAGVDFFKPSDFKDENGNANSPHNLARGGAAVKFRISNTVLKYGDQMPALPVLQYDDARLLPESFTGTLITSKEIQGLELNAGRFTQEARKSAERRDGGGLKSINVLGGSYKFTDNFTASLYTADNEDVMKKHYLGLNYVFPIASDQSLTLDFNGYKSDIDNKFVKSAELNGDSNTIWSLAATYAYGAHSFTIAHQRSTGSTGYNYGWYQNAGGVGDGGSTIYLANSYWSDFNAEDERSWQLGYGLDFGAYGIPGLTYKLAYVVGDNINTRNVANPQGFGEGKEREIFNQIRYVVQDGPAKDLSIKLRSSFVRTNNAVQQNGYNDDGNEVRVFVEYPISIF, from the coding sequence ATGTTGAAAACCAGGATCAGCCTGGTCGCCCTGGCGATGATCGCCGCGACCCAGGCACAGGCCAATGACCAGGCCGACAGCAAAGGCTTCATCGAGGACAGCCACGCCAACGTCCTGCTGCGCAACGCCTACATCAACCGCGACAAGAAACACGGCACCGACGACCAGATCGAATGGGGCCAGGGCGTCATCGCCAACTTCTCCTCCGGCTTCACCCAGGGCACCGTCGGTGTCGGCGTCGATGCATTTGGCCTGTACGCCGTGCGTCTGGACGGCGGCAAGGGCCACAACGGTGGCGCCGGTGTCGACTTCTTCAAGCCTTCGGACTTCAAGGACGAGAACGGCAACGCCAACTCGCCGCACAACCTGGCCCGTGGTGGCGCTGCAGTGAAGTTCCGCATCTCCAACACCGTGCTCAAGTACGGTGACCAGATGCCGGCACTGCCAGTGCTGCAGTACGACGACGCTCGCCTGCTGCCAGAAAGCTTCACCGGTACCCTGATCACCTCCAAAGAGATCCAGGGCCTGGAACTGAACGCCGGCCGCTTCACCCAGGAAGCGCGCAAGAGCGCCGAGCGCCGTGACGGTGGTGGCCTGAAGTCAATCAACGTGCTCGGTGGTAGCTACAAGTTCACCGACAACTTCACCGCTTCGCTGTACACCGCCGACAACGAAGACGTGATGAAGAAGCACTATCTGGGCCTGAACTACGTCTTCCCGATTGCCAGCGACCAGTCCCTGACCCTGGACTTCAACGGCTACAAGTCGGACATCGACAACAAGTTCGTCAAGAGCGCCGAACTCAACGGCGACTCCAACACCATCTGGAGCCTGGCAGCCACCTACGCGTACGGTGCGCACTCGTTCACCATCGCCCACCAGCGCAGCACCGGCAGCACCGGCTACAACTACGGCTGGTACCAGAACGCGGGTGGCGTGGGTGACGGTGGTTCGACCATCTACCTGGCGAACTCGTACTGGTCCGACTTCAACGCCGAAGACGAGCGTTCCTGGCAGCTGGGCTACGGCCTGGACTTCGGTGCCTATGGCATCCCGGGCCTGACCTACAAGCTGGCCTACGTGGTGGGTGACAACATCAACACCCGCAACGTCGCCAACCCGCAGGGCTTCGGTGAAGGTAAAGAGCGCGAGATCTTCAACCAGATCCGTTACGTGGTGCAGGACGGCCCGGCCAAGGACCTGTCGATCAAGCTGCGTAGCTCGTTCGTGCGTACCAACAACGCCGTGCAGCAGAACGGTTACAACGACGACGGCAACGAAGTCCGCGTATTCGTCGAGTACCCGATCAGCATCTTCTGA
- a CDS encoding transposase, with the protein MQERKTYTREFKQRAASMVLDDNCSIPDVCASMDVGPTALRRWVDQVRKERQKGQPVAGTKAISDEQRELQQLRAKIKRLEAEAEILKKATALLMSDPDRFS; encoded by the coding sequence ATGCAAGAACGAAAGACCTACACCCGCGAGTTCAAGCAACGTGCTGCAAGCATGGTTCTTGATGACAACTGCTCGATTCCCGACGTCTGCGCCTCAATGGACGTCGGCCCTACGGCTCTGCGCCGGTGGGTTGATCAGGTGCGCAAAGAGCGTCAAAAAGGCCAGCCAGTAGCCGGTACCAAGGCGATCAGCGACGAACAGCGAGAACTCCAACAACTGCGGGCCAAGATCAAGCGCCTGGAGGCCGAGGCTGAAATCTTAAAAAAGGCTACAGCTCTCTTGATGTCGGATCCCGATCGTTTTTCCTGA
- a CDS encoding DUF3079 domain-containing protein, giving the protein MAKKFPKTPSHPERICWGCDLYCPAKALACGNGASRTMHPVELFGEDWDSFEDRLEKPVDREQGTGPR; this is encoded by the coding sequence ATGGCCAAGAAATTCCCCAAAACCCCCAGCCACCCGGAGCGCATCTGCTGGGGCTGCGACCTGTATTGCCCTGCCAAGGCATTGGCCTGTGGCAATGGCGCGAGTCGGACTATGCACCCGGTGGAACTGTTTGGTGAGGACTGGGACAGTTTCGAAGACCGGCTGGAGAAGCCGGTTGATCGCGAGCAAGGGACTGGCCCTAGGTGA
- a CDS encoding TonB-dependent siderophore receptor codes for MALSGGAMAADSKPLELDATQIEDSALLPADEAGQLGYTVESTRSSTGLALTPRQTPQSVTTITRQQMDDRDIHTIEQALETTPGVTASKSEVGGRTDYRARGYSISNWKVDGLQFQGGSDFSGGGNALNMDLYERIDIVRGANGLLGGTGDPSATVNLIRKAPTRTFGGSAYATYGSWDKRRLGADLNLPLSEDGRLRSRFVMTQQDANSFRDNQSERSRAALANFEFDLDDATTLGAGYQYEYNKIVGGGWGANIPIWYRDGSKTDLPRSTNVVPSWSFGEYTTRTAFGSLEHRFDNDWTLDLKAAQSTAETLNHRGLAKVNSAGRGSYGGYWDQDGSGAVLNGLHSSTDTTQQSAQIDLSGPFQLFGRTHQAMVGYNDSRTVAWSPEYTCTMVGDGVASAPALGCQFRANNGFPLTDWRNGVDDDYNIIASRTGRHSKTTTRLQGMYAATRLSISDPLSVILGVRTSNYSATTRSVAGARTSQEENGIVTPYVGAVYDLNDTYSLYASYTDIFTPQTAETSSGGKVEPIRGQSYETGIKGEWFDGRLNASAAYFRTRQENKAVLDGDLTTPTGGDAYKAGSGQETDGIDLEIAGALTPSWNVYAGYTYLHFRRVDSDGRSDPSHLFKASTTYRLSGPLDRLTLGAGVTAQSNIRAISSPAGQPSNGVSSGATDVNWSGYAIWNAMAKYQLTDDTSVSLNANNLFDKHYYTRYGFYAGAIYGDPRNLSLTVSTAF; via the coding sequence ATGGCCCTCAGCGGTGGCGCGATGGCTGCCGACAGCAAGCCCCTGGAGCTGGATGCCACGCAAATCGAAGACAGCGCCCTGCTGCCTGCCGACGAAGCCGGCCAGCTGGGTTACACGGTCGAAAGCACCCGCAGCTCCACCGGCTTGGCCCTGACGCCGCGGCAGACGCCGCAGTCGGTCACCACCATTACCCGCCAGCAGATGGATGACCGCGACATCCACACCATCGAGCAAGCGCTGGAAACCACCCCGGGTGTGACCGCGAGCAAGTCCGAAGTGGGCGGGCGTACCGACTACCGTGCCCGTGGCTACTCGATCAGCAACTGGAAGGTCGATGGCCTGCAGTTCCAGGGCGGCTCCGACTTCAGCGGCGGCGGCAACGCGCTGAACATGGACCTGTACGAGCGCATCGACATCGTGCGCGGCGCCAACGGCCTGCTGGGTGGTACCGGCGACCCGTCGGCCACCGTCAACCTGATCCGCAAGGCACCGACCAGGACGTTCGGCGGCAGCGCCTACGCCACCTACGGCAGCTGGGACAAGCGACGCCTGGGCGCAGACCTCAACCTGCCGCTGTCCGAAGACGGTCGCCTGCGTTCGCGCTTCGTGATGACCCAGCAGGACGCCAACTCATTCCGCGACAACCAGTCCGAACGCTCCCGCGCCGCGCTGGCCAACTTCGAGTTCGACCTGGACGACGCCACTACCCTCGGTGCCGGCTACCAGTACGAATACAACAAGATTGTCGGCGGTGGCTGGGGCGCGAACATCCCGATCTGGTACCGCGATGGCAGCAAGACCGACCTGCCGCGCAGCACCAACGTGGTCCCCAGCTGGAGCTTTGGCGAGTACACCACCCGCACTGCGTTCGGCTCGCTGGAGCACCGCTTCGACAACGACTGGACCCTGGACCTGAAAGCCGCCCAGAGCACCGCCGAAACCCTCAACCATCGTGGCCTGGCCAAGGTCAACTCGGCGGGTCGTGGCAGCTATGGCGGCTACTGGGACCAGGATGGCAGCGGGGCCGTGCTCAACGGCCTGCACAGCTCCACCGACACCACCCAGCAATCGGCACAGATCGACCTGTCCGGCCCGTTCCAGCTGTTCGGCCGTACTCACCAGGCGATGGTCGGCTACAACGACAGCCGCACCGTGGCCTGGTCGCCCGAATATACCTGCACCATGGTCGGCGACGGCGTGGCCAGTGCGCCTGCGCTGGGGTGCCAGTTCCGCGCCAACAACGGCTTCCCGCTGACCGACTGGCGCAATGGCGTGGATGACGACTACAACATCATCGCCTCGCGCACCGGCCGCCACAGCAAGACCACCACCCGCCTGCAAGGCATGTACGCGGCAACCCGCCTGAGCATCAGCGACCCGCTGTCGGTCATCCTCGGCGTGCGCACCAGCAACTACTCGGCTACCACCCGCAGCGTGGCTGGCGCACGTACCAGCCAGGAAGAGAACGGCATCGTTACCCCGTACGTGGGCGCCGTGTACGACCTCAACGACACCTACTCGCTGTACGCCAGCTACACCGACATCTTCACCCCGCAAACTGCTGAAACCAGCAGCGGCGGCAAGGTCGAGCCGATTCGCGGGCAAAGCTACGAGACAGGTATCAAGGGAGAGTGGTTCGACGGTCGCCTGAACGCTTCGGCGGCGTACTTCCGCACCAGGCAGGAAAACAAGGCAGTGCTCGACGGCGACCTGACCACCCCAACCGGTGGCGACGCCTACAAGGCCGGTTCCGGCCAGGAAACCGACGGTATCGACCTGGAAATCGCCGGCGCCCTGACCCCCAGCTGGAACGTGTATGCCGGCTACACCTACCTGCACTTCCGCCGCGTCGACAGCGACGGCCGCAGCGACCCGTCACACCTGTTCAAGGCCTCGACCACCTACCGCCTTTCCGGCCCGCTCGACCGCCTGACCCTGGGCGCCGGGGTGACTGCGCAGAGCAACATCCGCGCAATCTCCAGCCCGGCGGGCCAGCCGAGCAATGGCGTGAGCAGCGGGGCCACTGACGTGAACTGGTCCGGTTATGCCATCTGGAATGCCATGGCCAAGTACCAACTGACCGACGACACCAGCGTCAGCCTCAACGCCAACAACCTGTTCGACAAGCACTACTACACCCGCTACGGGTTCTATGCCGGGGCGATCTACGGTGACCCGCGCAACCTGTCGCTGACGGTTAGCACCGCGTTCTGA
- a CDS encoding DUF3077 domain-containing protein — MKTIDTDPRSPKPITTAGVETFLAAGNPSLNLLRVEPGVPVDAAYEHVSILMGYIKHLVREGDMEDDHKFLGAADYLCDMAKALMNDIEIAKNKAH; from the coding sequence TTGAAAACGATCGATACAGATCCCCGCAGCCCAAAGCCCATCACCACCGCAGGCGTTGAAACCTTCCTCGCAGCCGGTAACCCATCCCTCAATCTGCTACGCGTCGAGCCTGGCGTCCCGGTCGATGCTGCCTACGAGCATGTCTCGATCCTGATGGGCTACATCAAGCATCTGGTGCGCGAGGGGGATATGGAGGATGACCATAAATTCCTGGGCGCTGCCGATTATCTGTGCGACATGGCCAAAGCGCTGATGAACGATATCGAGATTGCCAAGAACAAGGCGCATTGA
- a CDS encoding IS3 family transposase, with product MLCRVLNVSRSAFYDWLHRRSAPNTKRDALREKVVQLHAESRGSAGARMLSEHLKAQQLKVGRYLAGRLMQEANLASRQRRRHQYRSRGVEAFVAKNLLERNFEPTAINQVWCGDVTSLMVGKRWYHLAVVIDLFARRIVGWAFSLINDANLVSKALRMAVGVRGKQPGLMFHSDQGCQYTSQRFQSELLEHGITQSMSRRGQCWDNAPTERFFGTLKSEWVPPKGYQEIEEARQDMTSFFMRYNRIRLHSYNNYLSPIAMEQQAA from the coding sequence CTGCTTTGCCGTGTGCTGAATGTATCCCGTAGCGCATTTTATGACTGGCTTCACCGCCGTTCAGCGCCTAATACCAAGCGTGACGCGCTCAGGGAAAAGGTCGTGCAATTGCACGCTGAAAGCCGTGGAAGCGCAGGCGCAAGGATGCTCTCTGAGCACTTGAAAGCCCAGCAACTGAAGGTAGGTCGGTATCTGGCCGGAAGACTCATGCAGGAAGCAAATCTGGCCAGCAGACAGCGCCGTCGGCATCAGTATCGCTCCAGAGGAGTCGAGGCATTCGTGGCTAAGAACCTGCTCGAACGTAACTTCGAGCCTACTGCGATCAACCAAGTCTGGTGCGGTGATGTGACCAGTTTGATGGTCGGGAAACGTTGGTATCACCTGGCAGTAGTAATTGATTTGTTCGCCCGTCGGATCGTTGGTTGGGCGTTTTCCCTGATCAACGATGCCAACCTGGTTAGTAAGGCATTGAGGATGGCGGTAGGGGTTCGGGGCAAGCAGCCAGGCTTGATGTTTCATTCGGATCAAGGCTGCCAATACACCAGCCAGCGCTTCCAATCCGAGCTGCTTGAGCATGGGATAACGCAGAGCATGAGCCGCAGGGGGCAATGCTGGGACAACGCGCCAACAGAGCGTTTCTTTGGGACGCTTAAGTCAGAGTGGGTTCCGCCCAAGGGCTACCAGGAAATTGAAGAAGCCAGGCAGGATATGACCAGCTTCTTCATGCGATACAACCGAATCCGGCTCCACAGCTACAACAACTATCTGTCGCCAATAGCCATGGAGCAGCAGGCGGCTTGA
- a CDS encoding ATP-binding protein, translating into MRRLHRLWPRTLFGQLLLIMVSGTVLIQLMSSSIWFDVRFAQVLEAPVRLIAARSAPLIAQADCRAGALRAPAHYQLHCSEALPTPVQDERRGRRRIELLLHQALEYELGQAQNVRLMKVQLTDEQGQPIVWRSLFGLRTAQAHLQFAVPLADGHWLTIEGQELQGWSGESAWVLISDYLLRVYALRIVAVLLVCLIAVRLCLRPLRRLADAARGLGSNLEQPPLALDGPEEVRQAAQAFNAMQQRLIAMVNDKAYFLAAVSHDLRTPLTRMRLRLERLPDDEHRQRLRQNITQMDDMIGQVLDYLRAGEQQNLQQVDLDRLVARQCAELATAQEPLPVHGQAGSLRADALLLQRCLQNLLVNALRYAKEVSVTLEQATTGVFIHIDDRGLGIAPGLLATIIDPFVRGEGSRNQASGGYGLGLSIAQRIATSHGGELRLANREGGGLRVSVLLPH; encoded by the coding sequence ATGCGCAGGCTGCACCGGCTGTGGCCACGCACGTTGTTCGGCCAGTTGCTGCTGATCATGGTCAGCGGCACCGTGCTGATCCAGTTGATGTCCAGCAGCATCTGGTTCGATGTGCGTTTTGCCCAGGTACTCGAGGCCCCTGTCCGGCTCATCGCCGCCCGCAGCGCGCCGTTGATCGCCCAGGCAGATTGCCGCGCAGGTGCACTGCGGGCGCCAGCGCATTACCAACTGCATTGCAGCGAAGCCCTGCCCACGCCGGTGCAGGACGAGCGCCGTGGGCGCAGGCGTATCGAACTGTTGCTGCACCAGGCCCTTGAGTACGAGTTGGGGCAGGCCCAGAACGTGCGCCTGATGAAGGTGCAGTTGACCGACGAACAGGGCCAGCCGATCGTGTGGCGCAGCCTGTTCGGCCTGCGTACGGCCCAGGCGCATCTGCAGTTCGCGGTGCCATTGGCCGATGGGCACTGGCTGACTATCGAAGGCCAGGAACTGCAAGGGTGGAGCGGCGAGTCAGCCTGGGTACTGATCAGCGATTACCTGTTGCGGGTGTACGCGCTGCGCATCGTCGCGGTATTGCTGGTGTGCCTGATCGCGGTGCGCCTGTGCCTGCGCCCGCTGCGGCGCCTGGCCGATGCCGCGCGCGGCCTGGGTAGCAACCTCGAGCAGCCGCCCTTGGCGCTGGATGGCCCGGAGGAAGTGCGCCAGGCGGCCCAGGCCTTCAACGCCATGCAGCAGCGGCTGATCGCGATGGTCAACGACAAGGCCTACTTCCTGGCCGCCGTGTCCCACGATCTGCGCACCCCGCTGACGCGGATGCGCCTGCGCCTGGAGCGCCTGCCGGACGACGAACACCGGCAGCGCCTGCGGCAGAACATCACGCAGATGGACGACATGATCGGTCAGGTGCTCGATTACCTGCGCGCGGGGGAGCAGCAGAACTTGCAGCAGGTGGACCTGGACCGGCTGGTGGCGCGCCAGTGCGCCGAGCTGGCCACTGCCCAAGAGCCGCTGCCGGTGCATGGCCAGGCGGGCAGCCTGCGGGCCGATGCCCTGCTGCTGCAGCGCTGCCTGCAGAACCTGCTGGTCAATGCGTTGCGTTATGCCAAGGAGGTTTCGGTCACGCTGGAGCAGGCGACCACCGGGGTGTTCATTCATATCGACGACCGCGGGCTAGGGATTGCGCCGGGCCTGCTGGCGACCATCATCGACCCGTTCGTGCGCGGTGAAGGGTCGCGCAACCAGGCGTCCGGGGGGTATGGGCTGGGGTTGAGCATTGCCCAGCGGATTGCTACCAGCCATGGGGGCGAGTTGCGGTTGGCGAACCGCGAGGGAGGTGGGTTGCGGGTCAGTGTGCTGTTGCCTCACTAA
- a CDS encoding response regulator produces the protein MSTTLLVVDDDDEIRELLCDYLTDAGYSVLAAADGEQMREQLARHKVELVVLDLMLPGEDGLSLCRQLQATPGLAVIMLSAKGSTLDRIIGLEVGADDYLAKPFEPRELIARIKAVLRRPQRLEAPAEAPVEETQLFAGFRLEHVKRLLTRPDGETLTLPRSDYRVLRELLEANSRVVSRDQLTRSAFGRDHLPDDRSVDMCVSRLRQHLRHAPAGAAQILTIRNEGYLLSIATDGADT, from the coding sequence ATGAGCACAACCCTGCTTGTTGTCGATGATGACGACGAGATCCGCGAACTTCTTTGTGATTACCTGACAGACGCTGGCTATAGCGTGCTGGCAGCGGCTGACGGCGAGCAGATGCGCGAACAACTGGCCAGGCACAAGGTGGAGCTGGTGGTGCTCGACCTGATGCTGCCGGGCGAAGACGGCCTGAGCCTGTGCCGCCAGTTACAAGCCACACCCGGGTTGGCGGTGATCATGCTGTCGGCCAAGGGCAGCACGCTGGACCGCATCATCGGCCTGGAGGTCGGTGCCGATGACTACCTGGCCAAGCCCTTCGAGCCACGCGAACTGATCGCCCGGATCAAGGCCGTGCTGCGCCGTCCGCAACGCCTGGAAGCCCCCGCCGAAGCGCCAGTAGAGGAAACCCAGCTGTTCGCCGGTTTCCGCCTGGAACACGTGAAGCGCCTGCTCACACGCCCAGACGGCGAGACCCTGACCCTGCCCCGCTCCGACTACCGCGTATTGCGCGAATTACTGGAAGCCAACAGCCGCGTGGTGTCCCGTGACCAACTGACGCGCAGTGCGTTCGGCCGCGACCACCTGCCCGACGACCGTTCCGTGGACATGTGCGTCAGCCGCCTGCGCCAGCACCTGCGCCACGCGCCGGCAGGGGCCGCGCAAATTCTCACCATCCGCAACGAAGGCTATTTGCTGAGCATCGCCACCGACGGGGCCGATACCTGA